From Nicotiana tabacum cultivar K326 chromosome 15, ASM71507v2, whole genome shotgun sequence, the proteins below share one genomic window:
- the LOC107775098 gene encoding ATP-dependent 6-phosphofructokinase 6 codes for MGTESNYQMKVVKGDYGYVLEDVPHLTDYIPDLPTYDNPLRSNPAYSVVKQYFVDMDDTVPQKVVVHKDSARGVHFRRAGPRQKVYFSSDDVRACIVTCGGLCPGLNTVIREIVHSLDYMYGVSKVFGIDGGYRGFYSKNIITLTPKTVNDIHKRGGTILGTSRGGHDTTKIVDSIQDRGINQVYIIGGDGTQKGAAVIYEEIRRRGLKVVVAGIPKTIDNDIPVIDKSFGFDTAVEEAQRAINAAHVEAESAENGIGVVKLMGRYSGFIAMYATLASRDVDCCLIPESPFYLEGDGGLYEYIEKRLKENGHMVIVIAEGAGQELLAAENSLAKNEQDASGNKLLQDVGLWISQKIRDHFAKKPKMAITLKYIDPTYMIRAVPSNASDNVYCTLLAQSCVHGAMAGYTGYTSGLVNGRQTYIPFNRITEKQNMVVITDRMWARLLSSTNQPSFLCPKDVEEVKNEEQPQTQLLDGDNNVHENSGH; via the exons ATGGGTACAGAGAGTAATTACCAGATGAAGGTGGTGAAAGGGGATTATGGTTATGTGCTTGAAGATGTTCCTCACTTGACTGATTACATCCCTGATCTTCCT ACTTATGACAACCCATTGCGGTCAAATCCTGCATATTCAGTTGTGAA GCAGTACTTTGTTGACATGGATGATACTGTCCCCCAAAAG GTTGTCGTTCACAAGGACAGTGCAAGAGGGGTGCATTTCCGCCGGGCTGGTCCACGTCAGAAG GTGTACTTCAGTTCGGATGATGTTCGTGCTTGTATTGTAACTTGTGGTGGTTTGTGCCCAGGGCTAAACACTGTGATCAGAGAAATTGTACATAGCCTTGATTATATGTATGGGGTCAGCAAAGTCTTTGGAATAGAT GGAGGTTACAGGGGTTTCTATTCAAAGAATATCATCACTTTGACACCAAAGACTGTTAATGACATTCATAAACGTGGTGGTACAATTCTTGGAACATCACGAGGAGGCCATGATACCACGAAGATTGTTGACAGCATACAGGATCGTGGAATTAATCAG GTTTATATAATCGGTGGTGATGGAACTCAGAAAGGAGCAGCTGTAATATATGAG GAAATTAGGCGGCGTGGTCTCAAAGTAGTTGTTGCTGGGATCCCCAAGACGATTGATAATGATATTCCT GTCATTGACAAGTCATTTGGTTTTGATACTGCTGTAGAGGAGGCTCAACGTGCCATAAATGCAGCTCACGTTGAAGCTGAAAGTGCTGAGAATGGTATTGGTGTGGTGAAGCTAATGGGGCGCTATAGTG GATTCATCGCAATGTATGCCACTTTGGCGAGCAGAGATGTTGATTGCTGTTTAATTCCAGAGTCGCCCTTTTATCTTGAAGGAGATGGTGGATTATACGAATACATCGAGAAACGGCTCAAAGAAAATGGGCACATGGTTATTGTGATAGCCGAAGGAGCAGGACAAGAACTTCTTGCAGCAGAAAATTCGCTTGCCAAAAACGAACAAGATGCTTCAGGGAACAAGCTTCTCCAAGATGTTGGTTTGTGGATTTCCCAGAAAATCAGG GATCATTTTGCTAAAAAGCCCAAGATGGCCATTACTCTTAAATATATAG ATCCCACTTACATGATTCGTGCTGTTCCAAGTAATGCCTCTGACAATGTATATTGCACGCTTCTTGCTCAAAGTTGTGTTCATGGAGCAATGGCAGGGTACACAGGTTACACCTCGGGGCTTGTCAACGGTCGCCAGACTTATATTCCATTCAAT CGTATAACCGAGAAGCAAAATATGGTGGTTATAACTGACAGGATGTGGGCACGTCTTCTTTCGTCAACCAATCAGCCAAGCTTCTTGTGCCCGAAAGATGTTGAAGAGGTTAAAAATGAGGAGCAGCCGCAAACTCAGTTGTTGGATGGGGATAACAATGTACATGAGAACTCAGGTCACTAA
- the LOC107775105 gene encoding serine/threonine-protein kinase Aurora-2-like (The RefSeq protein has 2 substitutions compared to this genomic sequence), whose product MAIAAETQPQQHKGSSEGAVVDNKRWTVNDFDIGKPLGRGKFGHVYLAREKRSNHIVALKVLFKSQLKQSQVEHQLRREVEIQSHLRHPNILRLYGYFYDQKRVYLILEYAAKGELYKELQKCKYFSERRAATYVASLARALIYCHGKHVIHRDIKPENLLVGAQGELKIADFGWSVHTFDRRRTMCGTLDYLPPEMVESVEHDANVDIWSLGILCYEFLCGVPPFEAKEHSDTYRRIVQVDLKFPSRPVVSSAARDLISQMLVKDSSQRLALKKLLEHPWIVQNTDPSGVYKG is encoded by the exons ATGGCGATTGCAGCGGAGACTCAGCCACAGCAACACAAG GGTTCTTCTGAGGGCGCAGTGGTGGATAACAAGAGATGGACTGTCAATGATTTTGACATTGGAAAACCTCTTGgaagaggaaaatttggtcatgTATATTTAGCTAGAGAGAAAAGG AGCAATCATATTGTTGCATTAAAGGTGCTATTCAAGAGCCAGCTGAAGCAGTCCCAAGTGGAGCACCAGCTTCGTCGTGAGGTTGAAATACAAAGCCACCTTCGACATCCAAATATCCTGAGACTTTATGGTTACTTTTATGATCAG AAACGGGTTTATTTGATTTTGGAATATGCTGCCAAGGGTGAACTCTACAAGGAGCTGCAGAAATGCAAATACTTTAGTGAAAGGCGTGCTGCAACT TATGTTGCATCACTGGCACGAGCCCTCATATACTGTCACGGGAAGCATGTAATACATAGAGATATTAAGCCAGAGAACCTTTTGGTTGGTGCACAG GGTGAACTCAAAATTGCAGACTTTGGTTGGTCAGTACACACCTTCGATCGCAGACGAACTATGTGTGGCACTCTAGACTATTTGCCACCTGAGATGG TGGAAAGTGTGGAGCATGATGCAAATGTGGACATTTGGAGCCTTGGTATCCTTTGCTATGAATTTCTATGTGGGGTGCCTCCATTTGAAGCAAAGGAACACTCAGATACATATAGAAG GATTGTGCAAGTGGATCTAAAATTTCCTTCCAGACCGGTAGTCTCATCAGCTGCAAGGGATCTTATTAGTCAg ATGCTAGTCAAGGATTCTTCCCAACGTCTGGCCCTGAAAAAGTTACTCGAGCATCCTTGGATTGTGCAGAATGCAGATCCTTCTGGTGTTTATAGGGGTTGA
- the LOC107775105 gene encoding serine/threonine-protein kinase Aurora-2-like isoform X1 codes for MLHKYDRYKGSQEREIYTSIQKFTFLTTPQLLHRSRGDMAIAAETQPQQHKGSSEGAVVDNKRWTVNDFDIGKPLGRGKFGHVYLAREKRSNHIVALKVLFKSQLKQSQVEHQLRREVEIQSHLRHPNILRLYGYFYDQKRVYLILEYAAKGELYKELQKCKYFSERRAATYVASLARALIYCHGKHVIHRDIKPENLLVGAQGELKIADFGWSVHTFDRRRTMCGTLDYLPPEMVESVEHDANVDIWSLGILCYEFLCGVPPFEAKEHSDTYRRIVQVDLKFPSRPVVSSAARDLISQMLVKDSSQRLALKKLLEHPWIVQNADPSGVYRG; via the exons ATGTTGCACAAATATGACCGTTACAAAGGAAGCCAGGAGAGAGAGATATATACTTCTATtcaaaaatttacatttttaacGACTCCACAATTGCTACACC GCAGCAGAGGGGACATGGCGATTGCAGCGGAGACTCAGCCACAGCAACACAAG GGTTCTTCTGAGGGCGCAGTGGTGGATAACAAGAGATGGACTGTCAATGATTTTGACATTGGAAAACCTCTTGgaagaggaaaatttggtcatgTATATTTAGCTAGAGAGAAAAGG AGCAATCATATTGTTGCATTAAAGGTGCTATTCAAGAGCCAGCTGAAGCAGTCCCAAGTGGAGCACCAGCTTCGTCGTGAGGTTGAAATACAAAGCCACCTTCGACATCCAAATATCCTGAGACTTTATGGTTACTTTTATGATCAG AAACGGGTTTATTTGATTTTGGAATATGCTGCCAAGGGTGAACTCTACAAGGAGCTGCAGAAATGCAAATACTTTAGTGAAAGGCGTGCTGCAACT TATGTTGCATCACTGGCACGAGCCCTCATATACTGTCACGGGAAGCATGTAATACATAGAGATATTAAGCCAGAGAACCTTTTGGTTGGTGCACAG GGTGAACTCAAAATTGCAGACTTTGGTTGGTCAGTACACACCTTCGATCGCAGACGAACTATGTGTGGCACTCTAGACTATTTGCCACCTGAGATGG TGGAAAGTGTGGAGCATGATGCAAATGTGGACATTTGGAGCCTTGGTATCCTTTGCTATGAATTTCTATGTGGGGTGCCTCCATTTGAAGCAAAGGAACACTCAGATACATATAGAAG GATTGTGCAAGTGGATCTAAAATTTCCTTCCAGACCGGTAGTCTCATCAGCTGCAAGGGATCTTATTAGTCAg ATGCTAGTCAAGGATTCTTCCCAACGTCTGGCCCTGAAAAAGTTACTCGAGCATCCTTGGATTGTGCAGAATGCAGATCCTTCTGGTGTTTATAGGGGTTGA